One Thermodesulfobacteriota bacterium genomic window carries:
- the serA gene encoding phosphoglycerate dehydrogenase has product MEKTWKVLVSDKLGEAGIKIFENAPGIQVDVHTDLTPEELMEEIVPYHALVIRSATKVTANLLAAAKNLKVVGRAGIGLDNVDIPAATQRGVVVMNTPTGNTITTAEHAIAMMMALSRKIPQATASLRAGKWEKKKLEGRELMGKTLGLLGFGKIGSIVADRARGLKMKVIVYDPNVNPERIEQGGFVSVSLEELYEQADYITVHVPKIKKTVGMLNQDAFARMKDGVMIINCARGGVIDENDLCEALKSGKVGGAALDVFAVEPPGDSPLLAFDNLICTPHLGASTREAQTNVAVDVANQIVAFLTEGTIINAVNAPSVIGERLKKLKPYLDLAERVGRLQAQIIHGKLKEVTVEYSGDFSGLQMEPVTTSLLNGLLDPLVTDTVNAVNAPAIAQEMGIRVSESASAEPCDFINLMTVRVTTTEGDQTVAGTVFGKTQPRIVRVNDFRMDLAPVGAVLMILTANKPGDIGRVGTLLGEAGIRIAGMTIGQKEEPADTSLILVRTGEAMPDAVVDKLRKQDSVMSVTPVLF; this is encoded by the coding sequence ATGGAAAAAACCTGGAAAGTACTGGTCAGTGACAAGCTGGGTGAGGCCGGAATCAAGATATTTGAAAACGCGCCGGGGATTCAAGTGGATGTCCACACCGATCTGACGCCCGAAGAACTGATGGAGGAGATTGTTCCTTATCATGCGCTGGTTATCCGGAGCGCCACCAAGGTGACCGCCAATCTGTTGGCCGCCGCCAAAAATCTGAAAGTGGTCGGCCGGGCCGGCATCGGGCTGGACAACGTGGATATTCCCGCCGCCACCCAGAGAGGCGTGGTGGTCATGAACACGCCCACGGGCAACACCATCACCACCGCCGAGCATGCCATTGCCATGATGATGGCCCTGTCGCGCAAGATCCCCCAGGCCACGGCCTCCCTGCGGGCCGGAAAATGGGAAAAGAAAAAACTCGAGGGCCGGGAACTCATGGGCAAAACCCTGGGACTTCTGGGCTTCGGCAAGATCGGCTCCATCGTGGCCGACCGGGCCCGGGGCCTGAAGATGAAAGTGATTGTCTACGACCCCAACGTCAATCCCGAACGGATCGAACAGGGCGGCTTTGTCAGCGTCTCCCTGGAGGAGCTGTACGAGCAGGCGGATTATATTACGGTGCATGTCCCCAAAATCAAAAAAACCGTGGGCATGCTCAACCAGGACGCTTTTGCCCGTATGAAGGACGGGGTCATGATCATCAATTGCGCCCGCGGCGGGGTCATTGACGAAAACGATCTGTGCGAGGCCCTTAAATCCGGCAAGGTCGGCGGCGCCGCCCTGGACGTGTTCGCCGTGGAACCGCCGGGTGATTCCCCGCTGCTGGCTTTTGACAACCTGATCTGCACCCCCCACCTGGGCGCGTCCACCCGGGAGGCCCAGACCAACGTGGCCGTGGACGTGGCCAACCAGATTGTCGCCTTTTTAACGGAAGGGACCATCATTAACGCCGTCAACGCCCCGTCCGTTATCGGGGAGCGGCTGAAAAAGCTCAAGCCCTACCTGGATCTGGCCGAACGCGTCGGCCGTCTCCAGGCCCAGATCATTCATGGAAAACTCAAGGAAGTGACCGTTGAATACAGCGGCGACTTTTCCGGTCTGCAGATGGAACCGGTCACCACCTCTCTGCTGAACGGCCTGCTGGATCCCCTGGTCACGGACACGGTCAATGCCGTCAACGCGCCGGCCATCGCCCAGGAAATGGGCATCCGGGTATCGGAGAGCGCCAGCGCCGAGCCTTGCGACTTTATCAATCTGATGACCGTCCGGGTCACCACCACCGAGGGAGACCAGACCGTGGCCGGCACCGTCTTCGGGAAAACACAGCCCCGGATCGTGCGCGTCAACGATTTCCGGATGGATCTGGCTCCCGTCGGCGCCGTGCTGATGATCCTGACGGCCAACAAGCCCGGCGATATCGGCCGGGTTGGAACGCTGCTGGGAGAGGCCGGTATCCGTATTGCCGGCATGACCATCGGCCAGAAAGAGGAACCCGCGGATACCAGCCTGATCCTGGTCAGAACCGGGGAGGCCATGCCGGACGCGGTTGTGGACAAGCTGAGAAAACAGGATAGCGTCATGTCCGTGACGCCGGTCCTGTTTTAA
- a CDS encoding adenosine kinase, whose product MFDGRKKIVGIGSALVDLLLHEEDAFVAALGAEKGGMTLVDPHFIHNVASSAKQAPRVVSGGSSCNTVIGVGRLGGSASFIGKLGNDEFGQIFAEDLRKSAVDPLLFTSSSPTGRVLSVITPDAQRTMFTYLGASTELDPAVITPELFTDTAVLVLEGYMLFNPDLVMATVQAAKKAGARVSLDLASFEVVHASKGLLNDIIRDYVDILIANEDEAEAFCGHRDEQKVMAHLLDRAPLAALKLGERGSRISYNSQIFRIDAHTHRPPVDTTGAGDLWAAGFLFGLVNGYPVDKSGTVGSACGYEVCQVVGAKIPDAGWERIRALIASLSEE is encoded by the coding sequence ATGTTTGACGGAAGAAAAAAAATAGTCGGCATCGGGTCGGCCCTGGTGGATCTGCTGCTGCACGAGGAGGACGCCTTTGTGGCGGCCCTGGGCGCTGAAAAGGGTGGGATGACCCTGGTCGATCCTCATTTTATCCATAATGTGGCCAGTTCGGCCAAACAGGCGCCGCGGGTGGTTTCCGGCGGGTCATCCTGCAATACGGTCATCGGCGTGGGCAGGCTGGGTGGGTCCGCCTCGTTCATCGGCAAGCTCGGCAATGACGAATTCGGGCAGATCTTTGCAGAGGATTTGAGAAAGAGCGCCGTGGATCCCCTGCTGTTTACTTCCTCTTCACCCACCGGCCGGGTGCTGTCGGTCATCACCCCCGACGCCCAGCGGACCATGTTCACCTACCTGGGTGCTTCCACCGAGCTGGACCCGGCGGTTATCACCCCGGAGCTGTTCACGGACACCGCCGTCCTGGTGCTGGAAGGATACATGCTGTTCAACCCCGACCTGGTCATGGCCACGGTTCAGGCGGCCAAAAAAGCCGGTGCCCGCGTTTCCCTGGACCTGGCCAGCTTTGAAGTGGTGCATGCCTCCAAGGGGCTGCTGAACGACATCATCCGGGACTACGTGGATATTCTGATCGCCAACGAAGACGAGGCGGAGGCGTTTTGCGGACACCGTGATGAACAGAAGGTAATGGCCCACCTGCTGGACCGGGCTCCCCTGGCGGCCCTGAAACTGGGGGAAAGGGGCAGTCGCATCAGCTATAACAGTCAGATCTTCCGGATCGACGCCCATACCCACCGGCCGCCGGTTGATACCACCGGCGCCGGAGATCTGTGGGCGGCCGGTTTTCTCTTCGGCCTGGTTAACGGATATCCGGTGGATAAAAGCGGCACCGTGGGATCGGCCTGCGGGTATGAGGTGTGCCAGGTGGTGGGAGCGAAGATTCCCGATGCCGGCTGGGAGCGGATCAGAGCACTGATAGCATCTTTGAGCGAGGAGTAA
- a CDS encoding tetratricopeptide repeat protein, protein MAKMNRVSLARKRELEEPDVVLSFLQRATVWVSLHRRQILISAGAFLAAVMIIVGGAYYFARTEKVAFDRLAGISPAALDKTTADADKQNKAMEAYRQLNEEYGRTYAGKVAGLKYAEAVYQAGDYEKAITAYREALSDFKGNAFLRALALNGLGYAHEARSEYDQAITCFQQILDDPEAMIKDEPLFHLGRLYALKGDKENSQAMFSRLLKDYPDSSYAKIIREGESG, encoded by the coding sequence ATGGCAAAAATGAACAGGGTATCGCTGGCCAGAAAACGGGAGCTGGAAGAACCGGATGTGGTCTTGAGCTTTCTGCAGCGCGCGACCGTATGGGTTTCTCTTCATAGACGGCAGATATTGATTTCGGCCGGTGCCTTTCTGGCCGCGGTGATGATCATCGTGGGGGGGGCTTATTATTTCGCCAGGACCGAAAAAGTCGCCTTTGACCGCCTGGCCGGTATCAGCCCGGCTGCCCTTGATAAAACCACCGCCGATGCCGACAAACAGAACAAGGCCATGGAAGCGTATCGACAGCTCAACGAAGAATACGGCCGCACGTATGCCGGAAAAGTTGCCGGCTTGAAATACGCCGAGGCCGTCTATCAGGCCGGCGACTATGAAAAGGCCATTACCGCTTACCGGGAGGCATTATCCGACTTCAAAGGCAACGCCTTTCTGCGGGCACTGGCCTTAAACGGCCTGGGATACGCCCATGAGGCCAGGAGCGAATATGACCAGGCGATAACCTGCTTTCAACAGATTCTGGATGACCCCGAGGCCATGATCAAGGATGAACCCCTGTTTCATCTGGGCCGTCTGTACGCGTTGAAAGGGGATAAAGAAAACAGTCAGGCCATGTTCAGCCGCCTTCTCAAAGATTACCCGGATTCTTCTTATGCGAAAATTATCCGGGAAGGCGAAAGCGGGTAG